The region AGATAAAAAGAATACCTATCACACAACCTAATGCAACCCAGACAGACTGCATACCCAGGGCATAAGCTTCGCCGGTAAGCCCTAGCAAGAGCCAGGCCGATTCGCCTGTGGAGCGTTCTGATAATGCCAGGGCAACTCCCGAAATTTTTTTCCCTCCCAACACGTACTCTGATGCTGTTTTGGACTTGCCTGCTGTATATAAAGTGATTAATAGCAATATCAGCAGGTATGCTATAAATACTATCATCATATATTTTTCAACGTATTAAATAAGGTATTCAAAAATAACATTAATATTGATGATTCGGCCACTATTATAATAATTTTCTTGCAGGGTCGGTGTGTGCGCCGATTTTCACTGCATAACTTGTCTTTGACTTAATATCATCATCCGTAATTATATGCAGGTCAATCAGGCCCTTTGCGTCATAATGCCCTGTCAGCATGTCATTCACCGAGGCAAGGCAGTGACTCCAGCCTTCTATCCATTTTTCAAGAAGTATTTTCTGCTCTTCACGGGAATCTATGTGTATCATTAAATCAATATCGCTGGCCGGCCCGCTGCTGGCATTTTTTGAACTGCCGATGAGGTAAACGGCTTTTACGCCAAAATCTTCATTTTTTAACTTCTGAGCAATGGCTGTAGCCATCTGATAACGAAACTTCCAGTGATTATCTTTATCATCTGTTAAAAGGCAATAATAGGTTTGTCAGGATTCATTTTTTTAAGTAAAAATAAATAAAAAACTCCTTCCGGAGGTAAAAGGAGTTCACAAATAATTTTTTTTTACACCTAAATTATAGGAGCAAAACTAGATAAGATGTTTATCACATCATCTAAACGCTCGTTAGTATATTTTATAAAAATATAAAAACTAATGTTCGGATAATCCGGGTCCACAAGAAGCGCGGCTTCAACTTTATAATTATCAACGGTACCTTCATGCAAAAAGCCACTATACCTGTTCATCTTCTCCGGGTCAATTTCAGTTCCTTCGTCAATATTTGTTACCCCATTATTCACCATCCAGTTGTATAAAGCCTTTTTAATTCCTTCCTGCGGCAAATATTCATTTTTACGGGGATAGACAGCTAAGGTCAAAGTATTGTCGTAACCAACCCATGCATTGACATTAGTTATCTCAACGGTAAAGGTTTCAGGTACTTTAAATTTGATTTTATAAGTATCCCATGCATATGTTTTCATCTGAGAGAAACCTTCATAAGAAATAAAGGCAAGCAAAACAACTAAAAAAAGCTTTTTGGCAACTGTACTATTTTTTTTCATGAAACAGGTGTTAGTTGGAATTCGTCCAATGTACAAATATTATTCCAAAATGAAACAATCACCCTTCGCTAAAACATGATAAAAACGAAATTAGTAATTCTTCACTATCCTGCTGGTATTGCTGTATTCGTCAGTAACAAAACTTGCTATATAAACCCCTACAGGCAATCTGTTAAGGTCTATGGTAAATTTTTTATTGATTTCCTCATCCATACTGAAGATATTTTCATAAACCTTGTTGCCCAGCAGGTCATAAATTACCAACGATGCTTTGGTGGCGACCAGATTATGTATATCTATCACTACTTCCGAAGTAAAAGGGTTTGGATAATAAGTTATATCGGGCAATGCTTCATCTCCGTCGCAACGTACTGAAACCGGGCTAAAATATTCATATTGCCCGTTATAATCCGTTTGTTTAAGGCGGTAATACGATATGCCGTCATAAGGGTCAGCATCACGGACTGTGTAATACTTCAGCGCGTTGCTGTTGCCGGCGCCGTCAACTTGTGTCAGCACACCCCATTTCTGGACATCCATGCTACGCTCCACAGTGAAATAATCGTTGTTGGTTTCGGTGGCTGTAGCCCAGTTTATTGTTACTTCCTTGTTTTGGCATGCGGCACTAAAGTTCAAAAGATTTATAGGTAGCGGATTGTGGCTGCCGCCGCCCATGCCCCAGTTGCTCCAGCCCGAAGCGCCCTCACGTTTCACCACAGGATTGCCACCAGCCATAAATGGCTGAACATGTGTGCCGCTTTGTCCCCAGGGTGCTGTACCAACCCTCTTCAGCGCTGTTATATTACATAGGTTATTAATGGTTTCTATGCCGCCACCTGTCAGCGAAATATTATATTGTCCGCCTGCCATGCCGCCGGGTGTTATATCCCAATAGCCCTCATCGCTCAATGTCAGGATTATAAATGCAGGACAAGCGCCTGCCGCAGGAATAATGGGAACATTCGCTATATCCATCCATTGTATCGGCCATTCCATTGCATTTTCGTTAAAAAAGGCAGTCAGCGAACCGCCGCTTGATGCACCTGTATATTCAACCAGCAAATGTCTGTTGTCGCTTCCAAAGCCCAGAGGGAACAGGCCTGAAGCATTGCCGGAATTCGTTGTGTTAGAAAACCATCGTTTCATCTTACCTAAAACAAACCCGTCTGTATAACTCAAAGAGCCGGTGGATGAGGCTGATGTGCCTAATTCAAGTGTGTTTACACCGGTTTCAATATCACCGGATGTCATACTCAGGGTATTGCCCACGGTAAGATCCGATGTCATTATTATTCCTTGGGCATTATTTAATGTTAAATTATTAAATTTACTACCTCCGGATGCAATAATTTGATTTGAGTTTCCATTAAAAACAACTTTTTGTGTTCCGGAGCCCGAAGTAAACGTTCCGCTGTTATTCCAGTTGCCAGAAACATTAAGCGTTGATCCATTTTCCATGGCCAGGGATGTTTCAATATTGATATTTTTACAATATGCCGTTTGGTTCTCCTTAACAGTTGAAATATTTGATGGACAAGCAACATCATTGCTCCGGATATAAATATTATTATCTATTGTAGGTACTGATGATGATGCATTAAAATAATTTTCATTTCCGTTGTATAAAAGCCAGTTTGCAGGAACATCCCAGTATTTACTGGCGTTTCCTGACCACACATAATCCCCATCACTTAGCGAAATAGGAGATGGTCCTGTTTGTGTTACAGCATAAACGGGAGATTGAACACTTAGATAAGCTGTATTTGAAGTTGTTGAACATCCATTAGGTGCTGTATACTGAACTTTATAATTTCCCGGTAATGTAGCAGAATATAGAGATGAATTGCTGCCTGTATTACTGCCGTTAAGCATCCATTGGTAGCTGCCGCCACCAGGCGAAACATTCGCGGTAAGTGTTGTGCTGCTGCCATAGCATATTGCAGTTATGGGGTTGGGAGTTGTATTAACAGTAGGCAATGCTTTGATGGTAACAGTTGCTGTATTGCTTGTTGCATTGTTACAACCATTGCCAGTAGCGCCAACTAGGCAATAATAATATAAAGTGCCCGCAGTAATGCTTGGCGGAGTATACGATGAGGAAGTAGCCCCGTCGATAGGAGTACCGGTAGTATTATTATTTACCGTATTACTATACCATTGGTACCATATAGATGGTGTACCGTTAGATGCAGTAACACTGAGCTGCTGATTATCACCCTGGCATTCTGAAATACCTGATGGATTTGTAACAGAAGGATCGGCAACTACTGTATATGTAGAACCTGTCCCATACGTATCGCATCCCAGACTATTGTATGCATGCAAACGATACTTGTGGGATCCCGTAGCCGTCGTCCCGTCAATAGTCATGGTCATCGTTGTTACATCTGAATAAGTTGCCCCTGCTGGAGTGCCATTGATTACAGAACCCCACAAAAGTGTGGAAGGGTTATAATATTCCCACTGATAAGATAATGTGCCTGCGCCTCCGCTTACTGACGATGACACTTTAGTCTGCCCTCCTGCACAGATGGTAGTATTATTGAATGTCTCCAGGGGTACTGTCGGGTCGGCATTCACTGTGTAGCTGGCGCCTGAACCGTATTTATCACACCCCAAACTGTTGTTGTATGCATACAAACGATATTGGTGGGAACCCGTAGCCGTCGTCCCATTGATGGTCATGCTCTGTGTATTTGGGTTTGTATAAGTTGCACCCGTCGGAGTGCTATTGCTTACAGAACCCCATGAAGATGTAGAAGGGTTATAATATTCCCACTGATAAGATAATGTGCCCGCACCACCGCTTACTGTCGATGAAACAGTAGTTTGTCCTCCTGAACAAATGGGATTATTATTAAATGTCGGCACGGGAACTGTCGGGTCGGCTACCACAGTCCATTTTGCTATATTATAAGAAGAATTATCGCATCCATTACCCGTAGCCGAACGCCAGGTTCGTATCTGTACCCGGTCTGTACCAGTTGATACGGATGTTACATTGCTTCCTGATGTATAAGAATTCCAATTAGTTCCATCAGTTGTATACTCATAATTATCTGTTATCGTGCCTGCTCCTCCAGCCCCTCCACTGAAGGTCGCTGATACTGAACCTCCTAAACATATTTGAGTTCCAGATACCGGGTTGCCAGTTACTGTCTGAGCGGTCGGGTCAGCATTCACTGAAAGCGCTACACAAGTTCCAGATGAATTTGGATAATAAGTACCATCAGTACCTCTG is a window of Bacteroidales bacterium DNA encoding:
- a CDS encoding T9SS type A sorting domain-containing protein is translated as MHYKIFLILKLFGILFVLSQTTDTFAQKSIDNNDLDYEWTETSSNNSVLAQVNDSKTNSFSDSTQQHTPISWTALGITTCSVSFSTNPICTGGSSNVTFTVNWTFSAPETAGTCEYLTPGGTWTAFPYPSFTINGVTTAGSYCTRARGTDGTYYPNSSGTCVALSVNADPTAQTVTGNPVSGTQICLGGSVSATFSGGAGGAGTITDNYEYTTDGTNWNSYTSGSNVTSVSTGTDRVQIRTWRSATGNGCDNSSYNIAKWTVVADPTVPVPTFNNNPICSGGQTTVSSTVSGGAGTLSYQWEYYNPSTSSWGSVSNSTPTGATYTNPNTQSMTINGTTATGSHQYRLYAYNNSLGCDKYGSGASYTVNADPTVPLETFNNTTICAGGQTKVSSSVSGGAGTLSYQWEYYNPSTLLWGSVINGTPAGATYSDVTTMTMTIDGTTATGSHKYRLHAYNSLGCDTYGTGSTYTVVADPSVTNPSGISECQGDNQQLSVTASNGTPSIWYQWYSNTVNNNTTGTPIDGATSSSYTPPSITAGTLYYYCLVGATGNGCNNATSNTATVTIKALPTVNTTPNPITAICYGSSTTLTANVSPGGGSYQWMLNGSNTGSNSSLYSATLPGNYKVQYTAPNGCSTTSNTAYLSVQSPVYAVTQTGPSPISLSDGDYVWSGNASKYWDVPANWLLYNGNENYFNASSSVPTIDNNIYIRSNDVACPSNISTVKENQTAYCKNINIETSLAMENGSTLNVSGNWNNSGTFTSGSGTQKVVFNGNSNQIIASGGSKFNNLTLNNAQGIIMTSDLTVGNTLSMTSGDIETGVNTLELGTSASSTGSLSYTDGFVLGKMKRWFSNTTNSGNASGLFPLGFGSDNRHLLVEYTGASSGGSLTAFFNENAMEWPIQWMDIANVPIIPAAGACPAFIILTLSDEGYWDITPGGMAGGQYNISLTGGGIETINNLCNITALKRVGTAPWGQSGTHVQPFMAGGNPVVKREGASGWSNWGMGGGSHNPLPINLLNFSAACQNKEVTINWATATETNNDYFTVERSMDVQKWGVLTQVDGAGNSNALKYYTVRDADPYDGISYYRLKQTDYNGQYEYFSPVSVRCDGDEALPDITYYPNPFTSEVVIDIHNLVATKASLVIYDLLGNKVYENIFSMDEEINKKFTIDLNRLPVGVYIASFVTDEYSNTSRIVKNY
- a CDS encoding nucleotidyltransferase domain-containing protein; translation: MATAIAQKLKNEDFGVKAVYLIGSSKNASSGPASDIDLMIHIDSREEQKILLEKWIEGWSHCLASVNDMLTGHYDAKGLIDLHIITDDDIKSKTSYAVKIGAHTDPARKLL